A genomic region of Gordonia westfalica contains the following coding sequences:
- a CDS encoding helix-turn-helix domain-containing protein, whose protein sequence is MNDRNLQPLQYTLKEAAQILGVSEKTLRREYVEGRILFRTLREGGGKYFIDHEECVRWRNSLPQPAPGERAAS, encoded by the coding sequence ATGAACGACAGAAACCTTCAGCCCCTTCAGTACACCCTGAAGGAGGCCGCCCAAATCCTGGGAGTCTCCGAGAAGACCCTTCGCCGCGAGTATGTCGAGGGGCGAATCCTGTTCCGAACCTTGCGTGAGGGGGGCGGCAAGTACTTTATCGACCACGAAGAGTGTGTGCGGTGGCGGAACTCGCTGCCGCAGCCGGCTCCGGGTGAGAGGGCGGCGTCGTGA